The Phycisphaerae bacterium RAS1 genome includes a region encoding these proteins:
- the rnr gene encoding Ribonuclease R gives MIGPDVPLDAKDADVRRCVTPADLSNMPKSSQGRSPQDWPSAILHYIEQHQDRPLKARTLARELELAGTDYADFRALVRDMLEDGRLLLGPGRSLALPQAAGRLTGVFRATRHGYGFVEIADREDLYVRRGDTGGALEGDTVQVRLVRGRDGRPPTAEVIKIVERAPLTWVGVLERRGRAWVVQPQGRAALPMVQIDDPTAKSAKPGDMVVVEPLEHTLDSAVVRGVIVERLGDPTQTQTKILSVIRRAGIRDVFPAEVRRAAHEALQRFDPEDVAGRTDLRELLTITIDPADARDFDDAISLSHLPGGNVELGVHIADVAFFVTPGEALDAEARERGNSVYFPGYVVPMLPEVLSNGVCSLQPDQARLARSAFITYDRQAKVIATRFAGSVIRSKRRFTYDEVTEVLEGRNGGLDPALLKLLKDAESLAKRIRTRRLAEGMLVLNLPELEIKLDAGGRPISSGAADTAFSHTLIEMFMVEANEAVSRFLREHGVNHLRRVHPPPPDEAQKALVQIEPLVGRQLPRVLDRATIRELLDAVRGKPEEPAVHFVLLRSMAQAVYRPTDEGHFALASEDYAHFTSPIRRYADLTVHRLLDQVLRGSSEAARARHRRRDQEEEDLESIGRHISATERRAQQAERELKSLLVLELMKSRVGEEFDGLITGVTSFGAFVQLRPSLAEGLIRIGDFGRESWEFDDQRMVIRSRQSRRIVCLGQAVRVLVAAVDDVRGEIALIPARGRMLGMVSELREGKQRGRGDAPRGKRAAGHRGRR, from the coding sequence ATGATCGGGCCGGACGTGCCTCTTGACGCGAAAGACGCCGATGTTCGGCGATGCGTCACGCCCGCTGACCTTTCCAATATGCCCAAGTCTTCTCAAGGCCGCAGCCCGCAAGACTGGCCTTCGGCCATTCTTCACTATATCGAACAACACCAGGACCGGCCACTGAAAGCGCGAACCCTCGCACGGGAACTTGAGCTTGCCGGAACCGACTACGCCGATTTCCGCGCGTTGGTACGCGACATGCTCGAAGACGGCCGCCTCCTGCTCGGCCCCGGCCGCAGCCTGGCGCTGCCGCAGGCCGCGGGCCGGCTGACCGGCGTGTTCCGCGCGACCCGGCACGGCTACGGCTTCGTCGAAATCGCCGATCGCGAGGATCTGTACGTCCGCCGCGGCGACACCGGCGGGGCGCTCGAAGGCGACACGGTGCAGGTGCGGCTGGTGCGCGGGCGGGATGGACGTCCGCCGACGGCCGAAGTGATCAAGATCGTCGAGCGTGCACCGCTGACCTGGGTGGGCGTTCTGGAGCGGCGCGGCCGGGCCTGGGTCGTGCAGCCCCAGGGCCGGGCCGCGCTGCCGATGGTGCAGATTGACGACCCCACCGCCAAAAGCGCGAAACCAGGCGACATGGTCGTGGTCGAGCCGCTCGAGCACACGCTTGACTCGGCCGTGGTCCGCGGCGTGATCGTGGAGCGGCTGGGCGACCCGACACAGACGCAGACGAAGATCCTGTCGGTGATACGGCGGGCGGGCATTCGCGACGTGTTTCCGGCCGAGGTGCGCCGCGCGGCGCACGAGGCTCTGCAGCGCTTCGACCCCGAAGACGTCGCCGGCCGCACGGACTTGCGCGAGCTGCTGACCATCACGATCGACCCGGCTGATGCGCGCGACTTCGACGACGCGATCTCGCTCTCGCATTTGCCCGGCGGAAACGTGGAGCTGGGAGTTCACATTGCGGATGTCGCGTTCTTCGTCACGCCCGGCGAAGCGCTGGACGCCGAGGCGCGCGAGCGCGGCAACAGCGTCTACTTTCCGGGGTACGTCGTGCCGATGCTGCCCGAGGTGCTCTCGAACGGCGTTTGCAGCCTGCAACCCGACCAGGCGCGGCTCGCCAGGAGCGCGTTCATCACGTACGACCGGCAAGCAAAAGTGATTGCGACGCGCTTCGCCGGCAGCGTCATCCGATCGAAACGACGATTCACGTACGACGAGGTGACGGAGGTGCTCGAAGGCCGCAACGGCGGGCTCGACCCGGCGCTTCTGAAACTCCTGAAGGACGCCGAGTCGCTGGCGAAGCGCATCCGCACGCGCCGGCTGGCGGAGGGGATGCTCGTTCTGAACCTGCCCGAGCTGGAAATCAAGTTGGACGCCGGCGGCCGGCCGATCAGCAGCGGGGCGGCGGATACGGCTTTCTCGCACACGCTGATTGAAATGTTCATGGTCGAGGCGAACGAGGCCGTAAGCCGGTTTCTTCGCGAGCATGGCGTGAATCACCTGCGGCGTGTGCATCCGCCGCCGCCGGACGAGGCGCAGAAGGCGCTGGTGCAGATCGAGCCGCTGGTGGGCCGCCAGCTCCCGCGCGTGCTGGATCGGGCGACGATTCGCGAGCTGCTCGACGCGGTTCGCGGCAAGCCCGAGGAGCCGGCGGTGCATTTCGTGCTGCTGCGCTCGATGGCCCAGGCCGTCTACCGTCCCACGGACGAGGGCCACTTCGCCCTTGCGAGCGAGGACTATGCCCACTTCACTTCCCCCATCCGCCGCTACGCGGATCTCACGGTACACCGGCTGCTCGACCAGGTGCTTCGCGGCTCATCGGAAGCGGCGCGTGCCCGCCATCGGCGGCGCGACCAGGAGGAGGAAGACCTGGAGTCAATCGGCCGGCACATCAGCGCCACGGAGCGCCGCGCGCAGCAGGCTGAGCGCGAGCTGAAGAGCCTGCTCGTGCTGGAGCTGATGAAGAGCCGCGTCGGCGAGGAATTCGACGGGCTGATCACCGGCGTGACATCGTTCGGCGCATTCGTGCAGCTCCGCCCGAGCCTCGCCGAAGGACTGATCCGCATCGGCGACTTCGGCCGCGAGAGTTGGGAGTTCGACGACCAGCGCATGGTCATCCGCAGCCGCCAATCGCGCCGGATTGTATGCCTGGGCCAGGCAGTGCGCGTGCTGGTGGCCGCGGTCGACGACGTTCGCGGCGAAATCGCGCTGATCCCCGCCCGTGGACGAATGCTCGGAATGGTCAGCGAGCTGCGTGAGGGGAAGCAGCGCGGTCGTGGTGATGCCCCGCGCGGGAAGCGCGCCGCGGGACACCGCGGTCGGCGCTGA
- the ftsK gene encoding DNA translocase FtsK, producing MARTDERQAALRFCLSFVAALVCLFIWICVLSYDIADPPSNSVWPANDPAKNLCGVVGATLAHHLLFYLGIGSYAFLFLVSVLIWAWGKGVNLTDMGLRAVGLAMVTTAVAAAGAMLIGASDRYPMSGPGGVLGAAAGATLQHYLRWGGTLMFLLCAVVVGAVLAADEIVLHLLRAIGWLGRRSMPMIVRGSEVVVNAGSAVANAGAAVASAGAAAAMSGVVALKGRTPALEPPKASRHEPSRPAPRAPTRDEREQLRRARDEEIEAEDDRAADRDRLAPTPARERFAPPAPRADDAASAADDAPDESHDGGAAAVDQPGGADADRGLPLLTTPKSNGAARGSSGPVVREMRGDDEAARGAPKSPPPKAPLRTVQGDYILPPLALLEDATPIDKSAIEILCREKAFILEQTLNEFRLEVQVVAIDTGPVITVFELKLAPGIKVSQIASLTNDMARALKAPAVRVVAPLPGKNTIGIEVPNLDKEKVRLKDIIHNFGQRADGMGLPLYLGKDASGQPLVSDLTRMPHCLIAGTTGSGKSVCVSSVIMSILLTRSPDECKLIMVDPKVVELAMYRDVPHLMCPIVTEMSKAEGILDWAATKMDERYALLAEAGVKDIRGYNRLGYNELKTRLQIDTDEEMTRIQVTLPYIVIVIDELADMMMTSAKEVEFYLCRLAQKSRAVGIHLIVSTQRPQANVVTGLIKSNLPSRICFRVASRLDSRIVLDQNGGEVLMGQGDMLFLPPGMSKLVRSQGTFISDEELKAVVRHCKEQRQPEFHPELIRAPGKAGSDGERDELFDEAVDMIIQSGRGSVSLLQRRLTVGYGRASRLIDQMYAAGIVGEYKGSQAREVIVTKEEWEAIRGQRDREEAAEAADEAS from the coding sequence ATGGCACGCACGGATGAACGTCAGGCGGCGCTGCGCTTCTGCCTGTCCTTTGTCGCCGCTCTCGTCTGCCTCTTCATCTGGATCTGCGTCCTCAGTTATGACATCGCCGATCCGCCGTCGAACTCCGTCTGGCCCGCGAACGATCCGGCCAAGAACCTGTGCGGCGTGGTCGGCGCGACGCTCGCCCATCACCTGCTCTTCTACCTGGGCATCGGGTCCTACGCGTTTCTGTTCCTGGTCAGCGTGCTGATCTGGGCCTGGGGCAAGGGCGTCAACCTGACCGACATGGGATTGCGGGCCGTGGGGTTGGCGATGGTGACCACCGCCGTCGCCGCCGCGGGCGCGATGCTGATCGGCGCGTCCGATCGCTACCCGATGAGCGGGCCGGGCGGAGTGCTCGGCGCGGCGGCGGGGGCGACGCTGCAACACTACCTCCGCTGGGGTGGAACGCTGATGTTCCTGCTATGCGCGGTCGTAGTTGGCGCGGTCTTGGCAGCCGATGAAATTGTGCTCCACCTGCTGCGAGCGATCGGCTGGCTCGGCCGGCGCTCCATGCCGATGATCGTCCGCGGCAGCGAAGTGGTCGTGAACGCCGGCAGCGCCGTCGCCAATGCCGGCGCCGCGGTCGCCTCGGCCGGAGCGGCGGCAGCTATGTCCGGCGTCGTCGCCCTGAAGGGGCGAACGCCGGCGCTGGAGCCGCCCAAGGCCTCGCGTCATGAGCCGTCGCGCCCCGCGCCCCGCGCGCCGACCCGCGACGAACGCGAGCAACTCCGCCGCGCACGCGACGAGGAAATCGAGGCCGAGGATGACCGCGCGGCCGACCGCGACCGCCTCGCGCCGACGCCCGCACGAGAGCGCTTCGCGCCGCCCGCGCCACGTGCGGATGACGCGGCATCGGCGGCAGACGACGCGCCCGATGAGTCTCATGACGGCGGCGCTGCCGCCGTCGATCAGCCGGGCGGCGCAGACGCCGACCGCGGACTTCCGTTGCTCACGACGCCCAAGTCCAACGGCGCCGCCCGCGGCTCAAGCGGCCCGGTCGTCCGCGAGATGCGCGGCGACGACGAGGCGGCTCGCGGCGCGCCGAAATCGCCGCCGCCCAAGGCGCCGCTGCGGACTGTGCAGGGCGACTACATCCTCCCGCCGCTGGCGCTTCTGGAGGACGCGACGCCGATCGACAAGTCGGCCATCGAAATCCTCTGCCGCGAAAAGGCGTTCATTCTTGAGCAGACGCTGAACGAATTCCGCCTCGAAGTGCAGGTCGTCGCGATCGACACGGGGCCGGTCATCACGGTCTTCGAGCTGAAGCTCGCCCCCGGTATCAAGGTCAGCCAGATCGCCTCGCTGACCAACGACATGGCCCGCGCCCTCAAGGCGCCCGCCGTCCGTGTCGTCGCGCCGCTGCCGGGCAAGAACACGATCGGCATCGAAGTGCCGAATCTCGACAAGGAAAAAGTCCGCCTCAAGGACATCATCCACAACTTCGGCCAGCGGGCCGACGGCATGGGATTGCCGCTCTATCTCGGCAAAGACGCTTCCGGCCAGCCGCTCGTCTCCGACCTGACGCGCATGCCGCACTGCCTGATCGCCGGCACGACCGGCTCGGGCAAGAGCGTCTGCGTCAGCAGCGTGATCATGTCGATTCTGCTGACGCGCTCACCTGATGAATGCAAGCTCATCATGGTCGATCCGAAAGTGGTCGAGCTGGCGATGTACCGCGACGTGCCGCACCTGATGTGCCCGATCGTCACCGAAATGAGCAAGGCCGAGGGCATCCTCGACTGGGCCGCCACCAAGATGGACGAGCGCTACGCTCTCCTGGCCGAGGCCGGCGTGAAGGACATCCGCGGCTACAACCGGCTGGGTTACAACGAGCTGAAGACGCGCCTGCAGATCGACACTGATGAGGAAATGACGCGCATCCAGGTGACGCTGCCTTACATCGTCATCGTCATCGACGAGCTGGCCGACATGATGATGACCTCCGCCAAGGAGGTCGAGTTCTACCTCTGCCGCCTGGCGCAAAAGAGCCGCGCCGTCGGCATCCACCTGATCGTCAGCACACAACGTCCGCAGGCCAACGTCGTCACCGGCCTCATCAAAAGCAACCTGCCCAGCCGCATCTGCTTCCGCGTCGCCTCGCGGCTGGATTCGCGCATCGTGCTCGATCAGAACGGCGGCGAAGTGCTGATGGGCCAGGGCGACATGCTTTTCCTGCCGCCGGGAATGTCGAAGCTGGTGCGCTCGCAGGGCACGTTCATTTCCGACGAGGAGCTGAAAGCCGTCGTGCGGCACTGCAAGGAGCAGCGTCAGCCCGAATTCCATCCCGAACTGATCCGCGCCCCGGGCAAGGCCGGCTCGGACGGAGAGCGTGACGAGCTGTTCGACGAGGCTGTGGACATGATCATTCAGTCCGGCCGCGGCTCGGTGAGCCTGCTGCAACGGCGGCTGACGGTCGGCTACGGCCGCGCCTCACGGCTGATCGACCAGATGTACGCGGCCGGGATTGTCGGTGAGTACAAGGGCAGCCAGGCGCGGGAAGTGATCGTGACGAAAGAGGAATGGGAGGCGATCCGCGGCCAGCGCGACCGGGAAGAGGCGGCCGAGGCGGCGGACGAGGCGAGTTAG
- a CDS encoding Transposase IS116/IS110/IS902 family protein — protein sequence MEILFGCCGALDIHLKSIQAHVRRRNANGVVSSFAQRFGTTTAQILALGDWLAEHQVEKVAMEATGVYWKPIWNLLEDRFSLMLVNAQHFHNVPGRKTDVNDAAWLAQLLQCGLLRDSFVPPRPQRELRDLARQRTALVEDKSRVVNRIQKTLEDANIKLSSVASDVVGVSGRAMIRAMIAGQQDPAALADLARQRLRTKIPELREALRGGVRAHHRFMLKQLMDQLQMLEGQIEAFEARLDELLSNNREPIERLREIPGIDTTAARLILSEIGTDMSRFPSAAHLCAWAGVCPGNNESAGKCKSGRTRDGNRWLRRVLVQVAWAASQKKDSYFYAQHRRIAFRRGMKRATMAVARSILTTLYHMLKTGSDFIDLGVQFFDKLKPMRAVNSLVRRLEAIGYQVQLRPKVA from the coding sequence ATGGAGATTCTGTTTGGCTGCTGCGGCGCGTTGGACATTCATCTGAAGTCGATTCAGGCCCATGTGCGGCGACGGAACGCGAACGGAGTGGTCTCGTCGTTCGCGCAACGTTTCGGCACGACCACGGCCCAGATTCTGGCGCTGGGCGATTGGCTGGCTGAGCACCAGGTCGAGAAGGTCGCGATGGAGGCGACCGGCGTGTACTGGAAGCCGATCTGGAATCTGCTCGAGGATCGCTTCTCGTTGATGCTGGTCAATGCCCAGCACTTCCACAACGTGCCCGGACGCAAGACCGACGTCAACGACGCAGCCTGGCTGGCGCAGTTGTTGCAGTGCGGCCTGCTGCGCGACAGCTTCGTGCCGCCGCGGCCGCAGCGCGAGCTGCGCGATCTGGCCCGTCAACGGACCGCGCTGGTTGAGGACAAGAGCCGTGTGGTGAATCGAATCCAGAAGACGTTGGAAGACGCCAACATCAAGCTCTCCTCGGTCGCCAGCGACGTGGTCGGCGTCTCGGGTCGGGCCATGATCCGGGCCATGATCGCCGGCCAGCAGGACCCCGCCGCACTGGCCGATCTGGCACGCCAGCGGCTGCGGACCAAGATTCCCGAGCTGCGCGAGGCGCTGCGCGGCGGCGTGCGCGCGCACCATCGCTTCATGCTGAAGCAACTGATGGATCAGTTGCAGATGTTGGAAGGACAGATCGAGGCCTTCGAAGCGCGGCTCGACGAGCTGCTCTCCAACAACCGGGAGCCGATCGAACGCTTGCGCGAAATTCCCGGCATCGACACGACCGCCGCGCGTCTGATTCTGTCCGAGATCGGCACGGACATGAGCCGCTTCCCCTCCGCCGCACACCTGTGCGCCTGGGCGGGAGTTTGTCCCGGCAACAACGAAAGCGCCGGCAAATGCAAGAGCGGCCGAACCCGCGACGGCAACCGCTGGCTGCGGCGCGTGCTGGTGCAAGTGGCCTGGGCCGCGAGCCAGAAGAAGGACTCCTACTTCTACGCCCAGCACCGCCGCATCGCCTTCCGCCGCGGCATGAAGCGAGCCACGATGGCCGTCGCGCGCAGCATCCTGACCACGCTTTACCACATGCTGAAAACGGGCTCAGACTTCATCGACCTCGGCGTTCAGTTCTTCGACAAGCTCAAACCGATGCGGGCCGTCAACTCGCTTGTGCGTCGATTGGAGGCGATCGGATACCAAGTGCAACTCCGCCCCAAGGTAGCCTAG
- a CDS encoding Transposase IS200 like protein, which yields MPSAYTQNFYHTVFSTKLRAILITPELEERLYPFMGGILRDLRCTLLSINGMPDHIHLLIRYRADLSHSEMLQQIKGRSSKWINETWPQRGRFSWQEGYGGFTVSKSAVPEVEAYIARQKEHHRRMDFKTEFLELLRRHGIEFDENEVFK from the coding sequence ATGCCCAGCGCTTACACGCAGAACTTCTACCACACGGTGTTCAGCACGAAACTCCGAGCCATACTCATCACTCCCGAACTGGAAGAGCGCCTCTACCCATTTATGGGCGGAATCCTTCGCGACTTGCGCTGCACGCTTCTTTCGATCAACGGCATGCCCGACCATATTCATCTGCTCATTCGCTACCGGGCCGACCTCTCTCATTCGGAAATGCTCCAGCAGATCAAGGGCCGATCCTCGAAGTGGATCAACGAGACCTGGCCGCAGCGTGGGCGCTTCTCATGGCAGGAGGGTTACGGCGGCTTCACTGTGAGCAAATCCGCCGTGCCCGAGGTCGAGGCCTACATCGCGCGGCAAAAGGAGCATCACCGGCGCATGGATTTCAAAACGGAGTTTCTAGAACTGCTGCGCCGACATGGGATTGAGTTTGACGAGAATGAGGTCTTCAAGTGA
- the mlaE_2 gene encoding ABC transport permease subunit MlaE yields the protein MARQDALTATLNALQAAVAQGLAGFGLFWTFGAHAAAYAPVELTTRRGWHRLLPQCFAIGTKSVPVIMLTGMFVGMVLIVQGWNQFDAANLLDRLGSIVIISVVSELGPVLAGVMVAGRVGGALTAELGTMNVTEQLLAMRSMGADPIRFLVTPRFLACLLLTPLLTCYADVTGSLGAYFVYLGYGGESGPFWSYTRDTVQVWDIASGMTKAFCFGGAIGLISCFYGFNCRPGAEGVGQACTRAFVISFIVILVLDFFLNLVINSVYERLYGFRPLI from the coding sequence ATGGCGCGACAGGACGCACTCACCGCCACGCTGAACGCCCTGCAGGCAGCCGTTGCACAAGGGCTGGCTGGCTTCGGGCTATTCTGGACTTTTGGCGCACACGCGGCCGCCTACGCCCCGGTCGAGCTGACCACGCGGCGCGGCTGGCATCGGCTGCTGCCGCAGTGTTTCGCGATCGGCACCAAGTCCGTGCCCGTGATCATGTTGACCGGCATGTTCGTCGGCATGGTGCTCATCGTTCAGGGCTGGAACCAGTTTGACGCCGCCAACCTGCTCGACCGGCTGGGGTCGATCGTGATCATCTCGGTCGTGTCAGAGCTGGGGCCGGTGTTGGCGGGCGTGATGGTCGCCGGGCGGGTGGGCGGCGCGCTGACCGCCGAGCTGGGCACGATGAACGTCACCGAGCAGTTGCTGGCGATGCGCTCGATGGGCGCCGATCCGATCCGATTTCTCGTGACGCCGCGGTTCCTCGCGTGCCTGCTTCTGACGCCGCTGCTCACGTGCTACGCCGACGTGACCGGCTCACTGGGGGCCTACTTCGTGTACCTGGGCTACGGCGGGGAGTCGGGGCCCTTCTGGAGCTACACGCGCGATACCGTGCAGGTGTGGGACATCGCCTCGGGCATGACCAAGGCGTTCTGTTTCGGCGGGGCGATTGGGCTGATCAGTTGTTTCTACGGCTTTAACTGCCGGCCGGGCGCCGAGGGAGTGGGCCAGGCCTGCACGCGGGCGTTCGTGATCAGCTTTATCGTGATTCTCGTGCTCGATTTTTTCCTGAATCTGGTCATCAACAGCGTGTACGAGCGGCTATACGGCTTCCGGCCGCTGATTTAG
- the lysDH gene encoding Lysine 6-dehydrogenase has protein sequence MKYQYVILGAGRQGVALAYDLARNGEAAKVTLADSDGAAVTRAIDRLRALLASQRCELVGSVMDVSDASAVTRALRGASGAISAVPYRFNVELTDAAILAGVHFCDLGGNTTVVRKQLSRHARALSAGVSVVPDCGLAPGLGNILAAHGVASMSDPQHAHVRCGGLPQRRVGPLGYKLVFNFQGLVNEYSGAGEFLRDGRKVEIPALTELEEIEFPSPVGKCEAAVTSGGTSTCPDSFAGRLQSYDYKTVRYAGHFALIRAMFELGCFEEHIALRSGGEISPKPLMQRLFEERLAYPDVRDLVVLRAKVIGTDRGRPRTVSFDLFDRHDEATGFTAMERTTAFPTALVAHMQARGVIAPGAQPLEKCVPTAHYMEELPRHDIRVTCTEE, from the coding sequence ATGAAATACCAATACGTCATTCTCGGGGCCGGCCGTCAGGGCGTCGCGCTGGCCTACGATCTGGCTCGCAACGGCGAAGCTGCAAAAGTCACCCTGGCCGATTCAGACGGCGCCGCCGTCACCCGCGCCATCGACCGGTTGCGGGCCCTGCTGGCCTCGCAGCGCTGCGAGCTGGTGGGCAGCGTGATGGATGTCAGCGACGCCTCGGCCGTGACGCGCGCCCTCCGCGGCGCGAGCGGCGCCATTTCGGCGGTCCCCTACCGCTTCAACGTCGAGCTGACCGACGCGGCGATTCTGGCCGGCGTGCACTTCTGCGACCTGGGCGGAAATACGACCGTCGTTCGCAAGCAGCTTTCGCGCCACGCACGGGCCTTGTCCGCCGGTGTCAGCGTCGTACCCGACTGCGGCCTCGCGCCGGGGCTGGGCAACATCCTCGCCGCCCACGGCGTCGCCTCGATGAGCGACCCGCAGCACGCGCACGTGCGCTGCGGCGGCCTGCCCCAGCGTCGCGTGGGTCCGCTGGGTTACAAGCTGGTTTTCAACTTCCAGGGACTGGTCAATGAGTACAGCGGGGCGGGCGAGTTCCTGCGCGACGGACGCAAGGTGGAGATCCCCGCCCTCACCGAACTGGAAGAGATCGAGTTCCCCAGCCCGGTCGGAAAGTGCGAAGCGGCCGTCACGTCGGGCGGGACCAGCACCTGCCCGGACAGCTTCGCCGGCCGACTGCAATCGTATGACTACAAGACCGTCCGCTACGCCGGCCATTTCGCGCTGATTCGCGCGATGTTCGAGCTGGGCTGCTTCGAGGAGCACATCGCCCTTCGGAGCGGCGGCGAGATTTCTCCGAAGCCGCTGATGCAGCGTCTGTTCGAGGAGCGCCTGGCGTATCCGGATGTGCGCGACCTGGTCGTGCTGCGCGCCAAGGTGATCGGGACGGATCGCGGCCGGCCGCGCACGGTGAGCTTCGACCTCTTCGACCGCCACGACGAAGCAACCGGGTTCACCGCGATGGAGCGGACCACGGCGTTTCCGACGGCGCTGGTGGCGCACATGCAGGCCCGCGGCGTCATCGCCCCCGGCGCCCAGCCGCTGGAGAAATGCGTGCCGACGGCGCACTACATGGAGGAGCTGCCGCGGCACGATATTCGCGTGACGTGCACGGAAGAATGA
- a CDS encoding Cob(I)yrinic acid a,c-diamide adenosyltransferase: MPRITKVYTRTGDDGTTGLGSGARVSKTATRIECYGTVDELNSVLGAILAAGPKPELIEPLRRIQNELFHVGADLCVPEADKARVPGPRIGEAHVTALETLMDRLSERLDPLENFILPGGTLPAAELHVARCVCRRAERIAIRLREEEPIGAGIIPYLNRLSDALFVMARYQNKMSGAADPVWDSRA; this comes from the coding sequence ATGCCCCGGATTACCAAGGTCTATACCCGCACCGGCGACGACGGCACGACCGGGCTGGGAAGCGGCGCCCGCGTCTCGAAGACCGCCACGCGCATCGAGTGCTACGGAACGGTCGACGAGCTCAATTCCGTCCTCGGCGCCATTCTTGCCGCCGGCCCGAAACCCGAGCTGATCGAACCGCTGCGGCGGATCCAGAACGAGCTCTTTCACGTCGGCGCCGACCTGTGCGTACCCGAAGCCGATAAAGCCCGCGTCCCCGGCCCGCGCATCGGCGAAGCACACGTCACCGCCCTCGAGACGCTCATGGATCGGCTCAGCGAGCGGCTCGACCCGCTCGAAAACTTCATCCTCCCCGGTGGAACGCTGCCCGCCGCCGAATTGCACGTCGCCCGCTGCGTCTGCCGCCGGGCGGAGCGAATCGCGATCCGGCTGCGCGAGGAGGAGCCGATCGGGGCGGGGATTATTCCGTATTTGAACCGGTTGTCCGATGCCCTGTTCGTGATGGCCCGATATCAGAACAAGATGAGCGGCGCCGCGGATCCGGTCTGGGACAGCCGCGCGTGA
- the kynB gene encoding Kynurenine formamidase: protein MLYDLTPPVSESLRVWPGDTPVSREVLLDMRQGANITLSTLRATVHLGAHADAPNHYGTHAPAIHERPLDLYLGPCQVMRVAVGRGQRITPAMLTGPIVAPRILFHTGTFPDPTNWNGDFAALSPELVDRAHERGVRLIGLDTPSVDLIDSKDLPAHKRILACDMAILEGVVLKAVPDGVYELIALPLPLVGFDASPVRAILRTIS from the coding sequence ATGCTCTACGACCTCACTCCTCCGGTCTCTGAATCTCTCCGCGTCTGGCCCGGCGACACGCCGGTGTCGCGCGAAGTGCTGCTGGACATGCGGCAGGGGGCGAATATCACGCTCTCGACGCTGCGCGCCACGGTTCACCTGGGCGCACACGCCGACGCGCCGAATCACTACGGCACGCACGCGCCCGCCATCCACGAGCGGCCGCTCGACTTGTACCTGGGCCCGTGCCAGGTGATGCGGGTCGCGGTCGGGCGCGGGCAGCGCATCACGCCCGCCATGCTCACCGGCCCGATCGTCGCCCCTCGAATTTTGTTTCACACCGGCACGTTTCCCGACCCGACCAACTGGAACGGCGACTTTGCCGCACTCTCGCCCGAGCTGGTCGATCGGGCGCACGAGCGGGGCGTGCGGCTGATCGGACTGGACACGCCCAGCGTGGACCTGATCGACTCGAAGGACCTGCCGGCGCACAAGCGGATTCTCGCCTGCGACATGGCCATTCTCGAGGGCGTCGTGCTGAAAGCCGTGCCTGACGGGGTGTATGAGCTGATCGCCCTGCCGCTGCCGCTGGTCGGCTTCGACGCCAGCCCGGTGCGCGCGATTCTGCGCACGATTTCGTAA